TTGAGTAATTTTGTTGAAATTGTATCATTATTGTAATagtaatacaataataataataataataataataataataatactcatccatttattttatatagcactttagaAGGTATTCAAAGGCACTTTACAAGGTCaacgaaagaaaaaaacacaataactgATCGATCAATCAGGATCAGTTTattaacaacaataacaactagAGTAGCTAGGTCAACCTATGCTGCTAATAATCTGACAATACTCTCTGTACGTGTAATTCAATTTAGTATGGCTATTGTATTATAATCGGATTTTATCCAACACAGCCACTCATCTGCGGTACTGTGCCACGTGGTTTACTCTGCGGGCCTTTGGTGTCGTTTGACAGTATGACATTACAATGGTGTTTACTTCACGGGACAGAAGGACATAACCCTGCAGGGGATTGACAGCCACCGCCAgttatttttcaaaacactagCTAACTGTGGTTAGGTTGTAGGCTCGGCTCCTCACTTGGTTACCACAACTGAGGCGGTGCTTGGCAGCTGTGTCGTAGGTGGAGAAAGCAGGATTTTTTACTGCACAGAGATTAGCCTAACGTTACACCCCCGGCGACTGTTGTCCTCCTCCTGGGGCATTTTAAACCTCCGAGTAGTTATTGTGGGCGGACATGGCCGACACGTTAAGGAGACTGACCAATACATCTTCCTTCAGCGTCTTACAGGACAAGCTTGAGAGCTGGCAAAAAGACTACCATGTAAGTTCATCAATAACTAATGACAGACCTAAATCTGACCCAAGCACTTCATCAGTGCCCTCGGCCAGCCTCGCTATCTGTTCCACGGTGGTTAGTTCAAGAATTAGTGAGTCACGGTTACATTTGTGTACCCTTGAAAAAGTTTGAGTCAAAGCGTTGTAACGTTACATATATTACGTTACCCTTCTCCTCTAGACATTATTAATGGCTTTGTTTACTGTCAACTgctgattttttccccccactatGTAAAatgaagaattttttttttttcccattattttaattatggatAACACAGTTGAAGCACAGTGGTTTGGATGATGCATGAAATCATTTCAAACAATACAGCAAAGGAATGCATTTGTTTTAGAAGACATTGATTTCCCGGTTGAGtttggttgctatggacgcCAGTCGCCATGGCTACAGTTGGACTATACCAAAGATCTTTTACTTACTTTTAAGATGGTTCATGTCCTGTTACTTCCGGTGCAGCTTAAACTGCAACAGCGCGTTGCAGAGCGACCGGAAGTGATATGTCTCAACTTCAAAGGTTATATACTATCtataaatgcaaaaaaagttgcaaaTGAACGGAGCTAGCAACATGGATACCTGCTTTTCTACCGTTACTGTAAGCTACCGAGGCGCTGCTCTGATGTTACCTCGCTGTGTGTAACGTTCAAGAACCTGCAGGCTGTTCCTTCTTTTGCAGAATAACGATACGAGGATTTGCTTTCACCGTGCAGCatgaaaatgttgatttttctCAGTTTTCAGCGGTAAAACCATACACTGTAAAACAGCACGTCAATTAAACGGTTTAGCGGTATactgcagtttagtgtcccaatttttttttgacacttttgacattttctttttaaacattttaaatttttacattgtttaacgtcaattttttcaacttttccttttttattcatggttaataaacctaacttatgacattatacctattttttgttaaaaaaaaaaaaaaaaaaaagaagcagaaattatgaattatttttgactaatagttaagatcagaggatgttgagtggatcacagactgtttagtttagtttagtcaggaaaccatttaaaacattttcaaatgctataaaattgaataaaacacccaaaattcaatgaaagtaatcattcattttacctgctAAGACACCCAtgcattcatgttatttttgggcaatttggttgaaagaaacccttATTTCTGATaggaaaaactttgaaaatggatcaaatttgacccgaggacaacacaagggttaattaattatgaacctgctaaaccacctgtgctaccctactcctacccctaaccctaaccctaaccctaaccttaacctgtctcaaataagaccctcatcatttgggacactcaatttttgaaaaattatttgggacactaaactgcacgtaagccCGGTTTAGCACCACAGCGCTCAAGTCTAAAACCCCTTTGGGCTCCCCAAACACCTGCCGAAAACAGTCCTACCAAAGAGGTGGGCCTACCTTTATAACTTTGCCCTAGGTAGCAGCACAGCGACACCCAATGTACACACAAGAAACAACACCCAATGTCTGATGActctaaaccaggggtcttcaaggATTTTAAGCCAAACACCCTTTaactgacagagagacggagcagggaccccctactacatatattatataaaattaagttgcatattaaacaataacatattaaacaataacgtgtagggcggcctaaagcctttagaCATACCCTTTTAGTGCAtggaatactaagctattaaaatatgaGTTGTTGGTatcattttataaatcatgttttaatgtaataGGCTgctttatatttgctaataatatgttggatttaaGGTAATGGATTTTGAATTGCCCCTCCAgcacaaataaagttatttgaattgaattgaatgttgatacattttatttttggaaagtctttcaaaacattaacaatcaacaataatttggaggcccccctgcagtaactctgaggaccccctagggttgaagatctctgctctagaCAACATATTTGGCTCCTacagatattaaaatattttaataataaacaattCCACTATGCATTATATAttggtatacgtgcagtttagtgtcccaaattccctatacaatgtccttaattaattatgaacctactaaaccacctgtgctaccctaaccctaacctgtctcaaataagaccctcatcatttgggacactcatcttttggaaaataatttgggacactaaacacGTAAGCCTTATATATTTATCtataacataaaatatataGAGAGTAAATCAGAAAAGAGCAAGCCTATATAATACAGCATGTAACATTTTACGATTTCAAATGCCCTATGGTTTTTAATATACAAATTTGACTGACTGAATGGTCACAGTCATGTCCCTGTCACTTTATGTCTGGAATGAATTTGTCTTTGGCTGTACATTGCAAAGGGTTGTCTTGTTAATAGCCTATTGTTTGTCATATTTACCCTCCCAGGTTATATCCTGTGACCAGAacctaaataaatgttgtgaGCTGATTGAACTAACTGCCAAGATCCAGGGACAACTGTTCGCCATCCTCAACCACACAGCTGCTGAAGGTAAGCTTTGCATTTGCAGTATaggattttgttttcatttacaaAAGTGTTAACCAGGTTATAATCACTCATGAGCTATTCCACATACACTCACAACTCAGGTGGTCACTATGCTGGAGTGGACACACTCAAAACGCGCCTGCTGCCGTGGCTTGGAACCTGTTTCTCAATGGCGAGGTCCTCGGTCACTGATGACACCAGTCTGCAGCTCATCCAGGTGACATCAATTGTTACTTGGCTTAATAGCACAGTATATATCATTATTAAATCCATCAAAGGCTATGTTCAGaatgcaggcaaaagtggcccaaatttttttggggtcaagtgaccaggtcagacttcttcagaagtagtgtgaacattcaaatcttgcccagatcagattttttcaaatcagattgagaccacttccatatgtggtcctgaatcagacccaggtctgatttcTTTCAATGAGGCCGcagtgaacaaccaaggcggatttgatgcgacttttacgtcaatctacatcgacatttgtcacaattatgcgccggTGGGagttagacacagacacaaacattaaaaactagactaggcctacaacatggagaacagtgatggagcaagtcaatggagggagaaGGAGGTGTTAGACCTCATTAGTGTATGCTCATTAATGTTCCGGCTGCCATTActcaaacatttttgaaataaaagcgaaaatgcttacttcctccataaccttcCTAACTTTAgagcaacagcgtgctgcgtctgatgtcattgttattgttcttttgtgcatgcgggtcagttcgaaaccgcaaacagttcacactggaatctgatataggacacattttaaaaggtaatgtgaacagccaaacaaaaaaatcagatctgagcaaaaaaatctgaattaagcattaagacttgctgTGTGAACGCAGCCAAAATGAATTTCATCCAGTGTAACACTACGacataaacagaaaacacatcaaaaatgtttttaaccaATTCAAATCATTTCCCTCTATTTTGGCCATCTGGTGATGTGGTCACTGTATATGATTTGTACTGTATCATCATTTGTTATTATCAGGATTCAGCGGAAAAGGACAGAAAGATCAGGGAGCTCTCTGCCTCCCATGACAGTGAGCTGCAGATGAAGGACACTCAGCTGTGCTCCACTCTCCGGCAGTTGGACTCTATCAGAGCAGAGTGAGTCTGAGAGATATGACACAATTTGCATGGCCCATGTTTAGCTGTATTTGGAAGTCCATGGACAAGGGGATGTATATAATTTAATTACATGTACTGAAATGAACCATACTAttacattttcagattttttatttagcaaaaaAACTCCCGCACAacgctcctttgcgtcgaaaggagccagttgaggtggttcgggcatctggtaaggatgccccctgggcacctccctagggaggtgttccaggcacgtccagctgggaggaggcctcggggaagacccaggactaggtggagggattatatctccaacctggcctgggaacgcctcgggatcccccagtcggagctggttaatgtggctcgggaaagggaagtttggggtcccctgctggagctgctgcccccgcgacccgaccccggatggatggatggatgggactcccgcacactgtctaacttgcaaaaataaatgtaatagttGGCAACATTTCGGTACAAGATCATCCTCAGGCAATTTTGCCTGCGGATGGTCTTCCAAGTTAGACAGcgacagtgtgcaggagtttcTTTGCACCTTTTGACCTACTCGCCCCCCTCCCAACGCACGTGTCTCACGTTATAGATGTGCgacatatttttcttttctgattttttattttatcagatTGGTCGATACTCAGAATGAACTGGATGAGACGAAGAGCAAATCAGCAACCACTCTGCTGGCCACTGAAGATGAAATACTGCAACTGAAAGCAGAGTAGGTGATACACTAAAATACTGCCGTAATATATTAGTTTTCAAATGCAACACACAGTGTGTGCTCCTCTGTTGATGTGAAGCGTGTCTGTGTTTCAGTTTGCGATCCGCACATGAGCAGGTGGAGATTTATAAGAGAAAGCTGGAGGCTCTTGACGATAATGAGCGGCAGATTCGCCTGCTGAGAGATGAAGTGTCCTACCTGAGCACAGAGAAGGTCATGCTGCAGGAAAGGTATACCCACATGTAAatactgtatgcacacacagacaccactaCATAGAACTAGTCTCAAGTGATGCCGTTTCTCTCACCGTCTCTCTCAGGTTGGTGAAAAGTCGTTCTCCGAGCCCCTCGCTGAGGCACAGTCGCTCTTCCAGCCCCATGAGGAGTGAGTCGCCCACCAGAGCTCAGCTCACCAACACTTCCCGCTACGCACGCCTCGTATCGCACTTCAGCGACCTGTATGCTGTGGAGCGGCTTGAGGCCCAGACCTTGCTTCGACGCCACATTGCTGACTTAGAGATGGTCCAGAAAATCATCTTCATTGCTATCGTGGTATGACTAATTATTCTAGAGCCGCCTGTAGAGACAAGCAGAGCATAAGTGCATGCAGGGAAAATGAGTCATATCTGTTTATTTGGACCGCCTATAGTTGCTTGATTTATTCCGGGATGTATAGGGATTGGCTGGTACATG
This sequence is a window from Sander lucioperca isolate FBNREF2018 chromosome 11, SLUC_FBN_1.2, whole genome shotgun sequence. Protein-coding genes within it:
- the spata18 gene encoding mitochondria-eating protein isoform X2; this encodes MADTLRRLTNTSSFSVLQDKLESWQKDYHVISCDQNLNKCCELIELTAKIQGQLFAILNHTAAEGGHYAGVDTLKTRLLPWLGTCFSMARSSVTDDTSLQLIQDSAEKDRKIRELSASHDSELQMKDTQLCSTLRQLDSIRAELVDTQNELDETKSKSATTLLATEDEILQLKADLRSAHEQVEIYKRKLEALDDNERQIRLLRDEVSYLSTEKVMLQERLVKSRSPSPSLRHSRSSSPMRSESPTRAQLTNTSRYARLVSHFSDLYAVERLEAQTLLRRHIADLEMVQKIIFIAIVESFKTAKLAYRQFKLRVRKTLSPSHFGIECLEDAAVDYIVRNLDLYDIQASVNDVINAMNVNPRISFPPEVDFVLISALIRETCRVAFAMQTLDPPLDLAFASDGELYNDSRYRRSYDSEFTAPLVMYHVWPALMEGDVVVVKGEAVTRRGATWSRSRSTSPVRSRSLSPTRNLHAHPWP
- the spata18 gene encoding mitochondria-eating protein isoform X1 is translated as MADTLRRLTNTSSFSVLQDKLESWQKDYHVISCDQNLNKCCELIELTAKIQGQLFAILNHTAAEGGHYAGVDTLKTRLLPWLGTCFSMARSSVTDDTSLQLIQDSAEKDRKIRELSASHDSELQMKDTQLCSTLRQLDSIRAELVDTQNELDETKSKSATTLLATEDEILQLKADLRSAHEQVEIYKRKLEALDDNERQIRLLRDEVSYLSTEKVMLQERLVKSRSPSPSLRHSRSSSPMRSESPTRAQLTNTSRYARLVSHFSDLYAVERLEAQTLLRRHIADLEMVQKIIFIAIVESFKTAKLAYRQFKLRVRKTLSPSHFGIECLEDAAVDYIVRNLDLYDIQASVNDVINAMNVNPRISFPPEVDFVLISALIRETCRVAFAMQTLDPPLDLAFASDGELYNDSRYRRSYDSEFTAPLVMYHVWPALMEGDVVVVKGEAVTRRGATWSRSRSTSPVRSRSLSPTRNLAFISKRSLSPQRLRASHL